From Haloglomus litoreum, the proteins below share one genomic window:
- a CDS encoding redox-regulated ATPase YchF, with protein sequence MLSVALAGKPNAGKSTFYTAATLADVDVGNYPFTTIDPNRGVTQVRTRCPCLDREERCGDEHCHDGKRYVPVELLDVAGLVPGAHEGRGLGNQFLDALTGADVILNVVDASGGTNAEGEPVEVGEYDPVEDVEFIQEELDLWLASIIEKNWESIERKSRSPDFDQEEALTEMLTGVGATEYDVMMVLRNMEYPDDPISWEDEDRERLARGLRAQTKPLVVVANKADIAPDDNIARLQEAAEHVIPATAEGELALRRAVEKGAVDYDPGDEDFDIVADLSDAQQQGLEQIRGVMEEFGGTGVQTALNYAVYDLLDHFTAYPVQNETHWTDGQGNVLPDAFLLPDGSTPKDLAYAVHSDIGDGYLHAIDARENRRIGEDHELAEGDVVKIVSTAN encoded by the coding sequence ATGCTCTCGGTCGCGCTGGCGGGCAAGCCCAACGCGGGCAAGTCCACGTTCTACACGGCGGCGACGCTCGCGGACGTCGACGTCGGCAACTACCCGTTCACCACCATCGACCCCAATCGCGGCGTCACGCAGGTCCGGACGCGCTGTCCGTGCCTCGACCGCGAGGAGCGCTGTGGCGACGAACACTGCCACGATGGGAAACGCTACGTTCCGGTGGAGTTGCTCGACGTCGCAGGACTGGTGCCGGGCGCCCACGAGGGCCGTGGCCTGGGCAACCAGTTCCTCGACGCGCTCACGGGCGCCGACGTCATCCTCAACGTCGTCGACGCCTCCGGCGGGACGAACGCCGAGGGCGAGCCCGTGGAGGTCGGCGAGTACGACCCCGTCGAGGACGTGGAGTTCATCCAGGAGGAGCTGGACCTGTGGCTGGCGAGCATCATCGAGAAGAACTGGGAGTCCATCGAGCGCAAGTCCCGCTCCCCGGACTTCGACCAGGAGGAGGCCCTGACGGAGATGCTGACGGGCGTCGGCGCCACGGAGTACGACGTGATGATGGTCCTGCGGAACATGGAGTACCCGGACGACCCCATCTCCTGGGAGGACGAAGACCGCGAGCGCCTCGCGCGGGGGCTGCGGGCCCAGACGAAGCCACTCGTCGTCGTCGCGAACAAGGCCGACATCGCGCCCGACGACAACATCGCGCGCCTCCAGGAGGCCGCCGAGCACGTGATTCCGGCGACCGCCGAGGGCGAACTCGCGCTCCGCCGCGCGGTCGAGAAGGGCGCCGTCGACTACGACCCCGGCGACGAGGACTTCGACATCGTCGCGGACCTGAGCGACGCACAGCAGCAGGGCCTGGAGCAGATCCGCGGCGTGATGGAGGAGTTCGGTGGCACGGGCGTCCAGACGGCGCTGAACTACGCCGTCTACGACCTGCTCGACCACTTCACCGCGTATCCGGTCCAGAACGAGACCCACTGGACCGACGGCCAGGGGAACGTCCTGCCCGACGCGTTCCTCCTGCCCGACGGCTCGACCCCGAAGGACCTCGCGTACGCGGTCCACTCCGATATCGGGGATGGGTACCTGCACGCCATCGACGCCCGCGAGAACCGCCGCATCGGCGAGGACCACGAACTGGCGGAGGGGGACGTGGTGAAGATCGTCTCGACGGCGAACTAG
- a CDS encoding HAD family hydrolase, whose amino-acid sequence MTTAVHFDLDGTLLQFTRPYGTFVAEVLDTHLGRAPDELVEAYDEAFYERFAAMEPAPVRGAMRAVVEAAHEAGYPVGEPDVDEMVATLSRAEYAGTRVSEGVPALLDRLDAADCRLGVLTNGLPEWQTGKLDTHGLTDRFESVVTSYGAGAHKPDAAIFEEAAERLPADRHVMIGDDFEPDVQGARDAGWAAIHLDGITGARAGSVAELETTLALLGGGEA is encoded by the coding sequence GTGACGACCGCCGTCCACTTCGACCTCGATGGGACGCTCCTCCAGTTCACCCGCCCGTACGGGACCTTCGTGGCGGAGGTGCTGGACACCCACCTCGGGCGGGCGCCGGACGAGCTGGTCGAGGCCTACGACGAGGCGTTCTACGAGCGGTTCGCGGCGATGGAGCCGGCGCCGGTCCGGGGGGCGATGCGGGCCGTCGTCGAGGCGGCCCACGAGGCCGGCTACCCCGTCGGGGAGCCGGACGTCGACGAGATGGTGGCGACGCTCTCGCGGGCGGAGTACGCCGGCACCCGCGTCTCCGAGGGCGTCCCCGCGTTGCTCGACCGGCTCGACGCCGCGGACTGCCGACTCGGCGTCCTCACCAACGGGCTGCCGGAGTGGCAGACCGGGAAACTCGACACACACGGGCTCACCGACCGTTTCGAGAGCGTCGTCACCTCCTACGGTGCCGGCGCGCACAAGCCCGACGCCGCCATCTTCGAGGAAGCCGCCGAGCGCCTCCCCGCCGACCGGCACGTGATGATCGGCGACGACTTCGAGCCGGACGTGCAGGGCGCCCGCGACGCCGGCTGGGCGGCCATCCACCTCGACGGCATCACCGGGGCGCGTGCGGGGTCCGTCGCGGAGCTGGAAACGACGCTCGCGCTGCTCGGCGGAGGCGAGGCATAG
- a CDS encoding RidA family protein: MRRTTIVRGDADEPTVANGVVTHHPDHDRVRLSGMTWPEGTPAEQTRHLLAYVETLLERECGGEMADVTYLRFFLREEHADEATREAIEAVEREFFEPPALPGTTMVGVADLLVDGAAFELEVEAMVPTREREVSMRRLSPDGDGGA, encoded by the coding sequence ATGCGCCGAACCACCATCGTGCGCGGTGACGCCGACGAGCCGACCGTGGCGAACGGCGTCGTCACGCACCACCCGGACCACGACCGCGTCCGACTCTCGGGGATGACCTGGCCCGAGGGGACACCCGCCGAGCAGACCCGCCACCTCCTCGCGTACGTCGAGACGCTGCTCGAACGGGAGTGCGGCGGCGAGATGGCCGACGTGACCTACCTCCGGTTCTTCCTGCGGGAGGAGCACGCGGACGAGGCCACGCGGGAGGCCATCGAGGCCGTCGAGCGAGAGTTCTTCGAGCCGCCCGCGCTGCCGGGGACGACGATGGTCGGCGTCGCGGACCTCCTCGTCGACGGGGCGGCGTTCGAGCTGGAGGTCGAGGCGATGGTCCCGACGCGCGAGCGCGAGGTGTCGATGCGGCGGCTCTCGCCGGACGGCGACGGGGGTGCCTGA